The Mycobacteriales bacterium genome includes the window CTTCTCCAACAAGGAGGACCTGTTCAAGGCCCTCGCCATCGACACGATGTCGGAGATGGAGGCGCTCGGCGCCTCGCTCGGACCGGTCAGCTCCGACGAGGACGGCCGGGAGACCATCCGGGAGTGGGTCACGAAGTTCGTCGACCTCTATGCCGCGCACGGCAGCGTCATTCGCGCGTGGACCGAGTGGGAGCTCAACGACCGT containing:
- a CDS encoding helix-turn-helix domain-containing protein; this encodes MSPAKAAAVGGAPAQERELRAQGRKTMQRLLNAGRTVFAQQGFHSARVDDIVKAAKTSHGTFYLYFSNKEDLFKALAIDTMSEMEALGASLGPVSSDEDGRETIREWVTKFVDLYAAHGSVIRAWTEWELNDR